The Eretmochelys imbricata isolate rEreImb1 chromosome 27, rEreImb1.hap1, whole genome shotgun sequence sequence GTGGAGGGAGTTAGCACCCAGGGGAGAGCAATCGGGCACTGACAAGGCTGGCAGCTGGAAGAGAGGCAGCACAGATGGCAGGGCCTGCAGTGCCCTCTGTGCCCCGGGATCCACTCCAGAGAGCGCTCTCATCCCCgtcaattaattttattttataattcattAGCTCTATGGCAGCAGCACccctagaggccccagctaagGTCAGGGGGCTGtcctgctgggtgctgcacagacacatgagagacaggccctgccccaaagacatgGGGCGTAACGTGACACGCTGGTGCACGTGGGTTACAGGGCCTGGCGCACAGCCTGAGCTTGGCACAGTATTTAGGCAGGTTTAGCAGCTCAGCCAGCATCACCACACTAACACCTGCCTTACCCCTTACAAAGGAAAAGGGGAGCGAGATGGACAGCGCCCCCATCTGGCCTAGGGCCTCaggatttaaagggctgctgctggaaggtggcagctgctgctcctgtggACAAGGCACCCTGACCTTACCAGGGCCTTGGCTGGTTTGGTTAAAACTTCGGCTTTAACTCCACCAGCTGCCTTGGGTTAAAGTCCCACTGTTGGTCTCCGTGTGCTAATCCACCCTTTCAGTCCTCATCTAGACGCAGCCTGGAGGGCAGCAGCAGTGACCCTCATGCTGTGCTCTGACAGCGAACAACCCTGAGCTGGGCAGATGGTCAGAGTGCAGGCCCCTCGCCCAGGCACTGGCCATCTCCCACGAGCAGCGTCACCAGCCCTCGCAACTTCTTCACCACCACGTGGGTTTGCTGCCAATGCCAGCCCTGCGTGGGGGAaaccccctctgattggctgtcttccccactgccctgcctACTGGGGAAGAACAGCCAATCATGGGTGCTGCAGGAAACTGGCAGCActctaccccctcccctcagGAGCCAAGAACCCAGTTCTgacaggaagggagggaaaaggagCAGAGAGTGAGCAGCTCAGGGCAGCCCTGCTCCCTCCGTTCACCTCCTCCTGTGAGCAATGGGGACAGGACGGGGCCTCTGCCCCATTGCCCTTCCCTCAGCAGGACACACCTGGGAAGGGGGCTGAAGAGCCCCTGGAGTCACACACACCAAGCCTGGAATGGGCAGAGGGGACCCTACTGCagcccccccaagcctgggagagGGAGGTGAAGAGCCCCTCAAGGAACAGAGCTGAGAGGGTGCAGGGCAGAACTGATGTGGGGCAGATCAGTTGCTGGACCAGGGTGAGCAGACATGGGGGTGGTTGCTGCTGAAACAGGGGCCAGAATCACTGAAATATCAGGGCTGTAAAATGAGTGCTGGCTGCACTGATCATCACCCACACCCGTGTGCAGGGCGGGCCATCCTCAGTCAAAGACAGACCAAACCCACAATATCATGGTCTTTTAAATCACATGATTTTGGGCCAGTCTCCTGAGTCTGGAGTCTGACTCATGACGTTTGAACCTGTGGGGTTGGCCATGCTGCAGAAGGCTCCTGGTCTCAGCCGCACAGACTGGGTGCTCTCCTGGGGACTCCGCAGCTGCCTCCTTTGGATGGCATTGGCATCACCCAAGGCATGCCCCAGAATGCATTGTAGGCCCCAGATAAGGGAGCCCACTGAGGTTGGAGAGAGATAAGGAACCTACCtgtgcctagggtgaccagacagcaagtgtgaaaaatcgggatgggggtgggggataataggtgtctatataagacaaagccccaaatatcgggacagtccctataaaatcgggacatctggccaccctaccTGTGCCCCACCCTGAGGCTTGGGGGTTTAGGCTGGAGATTCTCCCCGCAGGGCACCCTATGGTTCTGGGTATGAACGTGAGAGAGAAGAACCGAGGGTAACTTTTTCCAAGCACAGGGGAGACAATGAGGATGGGGGAGCTGAGCAGCAGGAACCCTTCATGAGGAGCCTACAAACAggtgctctggggaggggctgaACTGACTTGCTGCTGGAGCCATCAGACTAGAGCCAGAATTTCCAAGGGCTCAACACCTGCAATTGGGGGAAGcattccaaagagctcagctccccttTAGATGCCAAGATAAAGGGTTGGACTTTCAGAAGAGCCCAGCACACAGTGGTGCATGTTGGCTGCTGAGCCCTTGAAAAGCTGGccccttgtgcctcagtttcccacctgtacaatggggataatagtaagGTACTTAACCGTCTTCATACAATGCTTTGAGACCCTTGGCTAGGAAAaataaagccttgtctacattaccacttaCTTTGGCGTAACTTATGTCTCTCAGGAGTGTaaataagccaccccccgagcGACGAAAGTTGCAATGACCTAAGTGCCGGTGTGAACAGcacttctcccaccaacatagctaccactttcggcggaggtggagttatgctgatgggagagctcccccaggggcatagagcatcttcaccagacgtgccACAGCGGCATAGCTGTGCtgatgtagcacttctagtgtagacttgccctaagtaagtgcaaaatattcatattattttactgagtgacttgcccaaagtcacacagcaggtcaatggcacagccaggaacagtCCCCAGAAGACCTGGTTCCCAGACTCTGTCTCTAACAAGCTGAATGCCGTTCTCATTAGGGTTCAGTTCTCTCTTTCTCCACAATGAAAGGAAATGAATGAACATGCACGGGTAGCATTTTGCTTGTATTTATTGCTAACGTGCATTAGAAAAATTCCCAATAGCCCAAGCGAAAATGTTCCAAGACATAATCACGAACAAACAAGAGAAATAATTTCCCTGGCCTGCAGGCAGCGCTCGTCAGCGAGGCTACCCCAAGAGAGTGCATCTGAACGCATAATAGCAGCAGCGGCTGATGTGGATGCCGACGAACACCATGGTGATGAGGACATAGCTTGTGAGGATGGCCTTGATGGCATATCTCGTCTCAGGGTCATCGAGGGTTCGCTTACGGTCACCTTGGAACCGCACGGAGAGCCGGAAGCCAGCAACCATTTGCCCCTCACGCCAGCAGTAGTAAGTGCCCCTGTCGTCCAGCTGGGTAAATCGAATGTGCAGGTGGTTGCCATGGTCAATGAAGACCCGCATGCTTTTGTTGACCCCAATGAGGAAGCTGGTGCGGTACAGTCGAGTCGAATCTTTGTCCCACGCCACTGCATGCTCTGGCCTGGCCCCGGGGCAAGCAATTATCAGACCGCTGCCGAGGTGTTGCTTGTGGAACTGAATGGGGACTTTGGGCAGCCAGGGTTTCTGGCCAACCTTTGCAATGAGATTGGAGATGGACAGCACTCCTTCCTCGGGGCCCTTTCTCTTTACACAAGGCCTCAGGCAGCTTCGGATGACAACCTCAGGCTTCCTGAGCCGGATGGTGCCCTGGAAGCGCCTAGGGACAGATCTTGAGCCACAGGACACCACATCTGTCGGGACTGTGCGGTACCTGGGATAGAGGTAGGCACTTTTCACGTAGCAGAGGCCAATTCTCCATTGCTCACCTCTCACTCCACAGCGGTCACACTTGGTCCAGTCCCAGAAGGTGGTGAACAAGCTGAAATGCTCTTCTGTATGATCCTTCTGTGGGTGCTGGTTCCTGTCCTCAAAGGCCACAGTGATGGCCTTGGAGGACTGCACATCCACATCATAGCCATAGAAGAAGTCCCCTTCCTTGGTACCACAGAGATAGTGGCCTGAATCCTCCACCTGGGCCCGGAAGATGATGAGACTGAACATCCTAATGCTGAAGCGCTTCAGCATGTGGCTGCCCACACGGATGTGGCCTGAGTCCAAGAACATGGTTCCATCGAAGTCTGTTAAGACCTTGGTCTGCCGGCTGCCCATGCTCTTCTGGAAGTACCACACGACTGAGGTGACTTCCTCTGGCTTGCACTTACAAGGGAGCTCAAAACTCATGTCAGCCAAGTAGGCAGCATTGTCAAACATCAGGAAGGCTGGGCAGGGTGTTTTCTTGAATACATCTTCCTTCTCCATGATTGCAAAGGCATGGAGAACATCTGCCATCCCAAGGAGAATGGCAATTCCAACCAGCCTCATCTCCATTAGCCAGTCTAGATCCTCAATCAAGCAGTGTAATGGAACGGCATCAAACCATCTCAAGATCCTTACTGATCCTCTCGTCACTAAGGTTAACAGCCAGAGAACAGCGCTGGGGCAAAGATGATTTTAATACGTTTCACTAAATAAGTATGGGTTTTGTAGTCAAGTTTGGCAGTAGACTCTCCCCTCTGGAACTGCTTTGGTTGATGGGAGAAGGTAGATAGCAGTTGGGATTATCTCATCACGGCCAAATGCTTGCTGGGGAAGCTATTGTAAAAGGTGAGTGTACTGTTTGAAAGAACTTCGTGTTTGTCCTGTGCTGAAGGTTCAAGGCTATCGACTGGGTGCTCAGAGACATTAACTCTAGAACTTTCTATTTTTGTCTCACGTCGGTTCTAGAATGTGAACACCGCCCTGAGAATGGGCGTCTCAGGAAAGAAACAAGCCCTCGCAGCCCAAAGCATGTTACAGGCATGTACACAAAGGTACCACGGAAACGCAGCCGCCTCTGAGTGGAAGGCAACAGCCGTATAAATCATTGGCACACAGCACAACTGTGGGATGTGGCAGGGCACCTCCCATGCCTCACCGGCCTCTGCGTTACTCCAAGGCAATGGGGGCTGGAATAAACCAGTCTGACTCTGGAAGGTTTTCCTCTTCACTCCTGTTCTATTTTCCCTTCTTATACGGTGGGCCTCACGGTAGGCCCAAGAAGTCCCTTTCAGCAAAACAACAGAGTCCCCCAGTGCAAACAGAAAAGCTTTCCCTGCCTCTTCTTCCCGGGTGCTACCATACTGCACAGGATCCTACTAGCCAGGGTTTCCCCAAGCAGCGTtatctttgtttctttccctatAGGGAGGGGAGACTGCTTTCCAGCCAGAGGAAgcttttccttcctccttccccccgcccttGCCCCGGCTGCAGCCTGTCTctcatctctcccctcccctctctcaccAGAAAAGGGGGTTTTAAAGGTCACTGGAGCCCTTAACTGGGCCTAGGTGTCTCTAGTTAACTTGAGGTCACCCTTTTTCAGCTCGTAGGGAACAGAGCCTTCATCATTTTAGGGCTGATAGATCTGCCCTCCACCACTCTATCCTGCCCAGAATATCAGGGCAAACATTGGTTGTGAACACTGATGCAGAGCAGACAAGACCTCCATTGTTTAATGTTTTGGTTGACATTGGATCCCATGTATCCCTCTGGGAGAGATGGATGGGGAGGGCTCAGCACTGTCTGGATTTGACCCCATGGTTCCAGGGGGTCTTGGGATTTCAAACTAGACACTTAGGCCATTAAGCCCTCCCTGCCTTCAGCTTTCCAAAAGCTAGAGCTTGGGGCACTGgatttcatagagtcatagattagggttggaagggacctcaggaagtcatctagtccaacccctgctcaaagcaggaccaatccccaactaaatcatcccagccagggctttgtcaagcctgaccttaaaaacctcacaggaaggagattccaccacttccctaggtaacgcattccagtgcttcaccatcctcccagtgaaatagtttttcctaatattcaacctagacctccctcactgcaacttgagaccattgctccttgttctgtcatctgccaccactgagaacagctgagctccatcctctctggaaccccccttcacgtagttgaaggctgctatcaaatccccccctcattcttctcttccgcagattaaacaagcccagttccttcagcctctcctcctaagtcatgtgccccatccccctgatcatttttgttgccctccgctggactctctccaatttgtccacatcctttctgtagtgggggggcccaaaactagacgcaatactccagatgtgccaaatagaggggaataatcacttcccacaatctgctggcaatgtttctactaatgcaacccaatatgcTATTCGCATACAGGGTATGGGACTTGGGAAGACCGGAATGCTGGGTCCCACCCTGAGCAGAGCTCAGCTGCTTGCCCCAGCTGGTCTGGttaggatgggacttcctcttcctctgcacagcatccagggcgaggtcagacccacccccagatttccaccccagctccaggaagctctgcaaactcccctccccacaactccctgCTTCCTGCACACATCAcacctcagctgcagggggagagatcACTGTATGTGgagcttctcccccatccaccccacccctatgcatccagaccccctcatacccagactcCCCACCTGCGCCGAGCCTCACcccctgtgatgttattgacaggAACTGTGACCgtacagatcattgttgcaaccagggtcctatggttgcaccaggtcttgtacagaggaggtccAGTGGGGTGTCCATGGAAAGGTtatagtttgctggttatgattatgctgccTGTATTtgtgcatcatttttgtattcaaagttatgagtattggctatgcacttgtttgattctaagtagcctcagtgaagcattttctcagcttcttgagaaaggactattctcagtaagtgcccaatcaagaaacatttaacagacaatggactttgggagacgtcaatccacatctgagctttcctgggaatgttcaaactaacatgtaaacagtggtgttggcctgcaaaaaactgagtcatgcatgaacATCTGACTTGCCCAAGTGGCTACAGAATCCATCTTgttgtgattttgcacaggagaacagaggggtttccacccacaagagagagaatataaaaggccctggaaacccctccattttgtctttagctggctcagaagatagcctctccaccgcaaagagatgcctgaaagaaactggaacaaaggacagtaactatggaggtgtgagtgattgctggacccagactaggaaggaatctagtctgtgaaagaagcttattggaacatctctgagggcgagatttacctgcatttagtttc is a genomic window containing:
- the FAM187A gene encoding Ig-like V-type domain-containing protein FAM187A, with the protein product MEMRLVGIAILLGMADVLHAFAIMEKEDVFKKTPCPAFLMFDNAAYLADMSFELPCKCKPEEVTSVVWYFQKSMGSRQTKVLTDFDGTMFLDSGHIRVGSHMLKRFSIRMFSLIIFRAQVEDSGHYLCGTKEGDFFYGYDVDVQSSKAITVAFEDRNQHPQKDHTEEHFSLFTTFWDWTKCDRCGVRGEQWRIGLCYVKSAYLYPRYRTVPTDVVSCGSRSVPRRFQGTIRLRKPEVVIRSCLRPCVKRKGPEEGVLSISNLIAKVGQKPWLPKVPIQFHKQHLGSGLIIACPGARPEHAVAWDKDSTRLYRTSFLIGVNKSMRVFIDHGNHLHIRFTQLDDRGTYYCWREGQMVAGFRLSVRFQGDRKRTLDDPETRYAIKAILTSYVLITMVFVGIHISRCCYYAFRCTLLG